A DNA window from Enterobacter asburiae contains the following coding sequences:
- a CDS encoding Zn-dependent hydrolase produces the protein MIRVNAARLWSTLEMMAQIGGTPAGGVTRLALSEEDRIARNLLRDWALDAGFTCDVDSMGNMFIRRAGKNPQLAPVMTGSHVDTQPLGGNYDGVYGVLAGLELLRTLNDHNVETERDVVLVNWTNEEGARFAPAMLSSGVWTGQFSEAYAHARADNDGITVGEALDSIGYRGETPARAFPVHACYELHIEQGPILEDEAIDIGLVRAAMGQRWFTLTLDGFAAHAGTTPMHSRRDALTAFAELALKVEEIGYRHAPDGRATIGMAKVTPNSRNVVPSRVECSVEFRHPMQQALETMEAALHKVAESLSLRGVAAAVERIFDYAPIAFDAECLARSEKAVAELGYSSKPMVSGAGHDACYVSKMAPASMIFIPCVKGISHNEAERILPDWAEKGANVLLHSVLSASLQR, from the coding sequence ATGATCCGCGTCAACGCCGCACGGCTGTGGTCAACGCTTGAGATGATGGCGCAGATCGGCGGCACGCCCGCCGGAGGCGTGACCCGTCTGGCGCTGAGCGAGGAAGATCGTATTGCGCGTAACCTGCTGCGCGACTGGGCGCTGGACGCAGGTTTCACCTGCGACGTCGACAGCATGGGCAATATGTTTATCCGTCGCGCGGGGAAAAACCCGCAGCTTGCCCCGGTCATGACGGGTTCACATGTGGATACCCAGCCGCTGGGCGGTAACTACGACGGTGTTTACGGCGTGCTGGCCGGGCTGGAGCTGCTGCGCACCCTTAACGATCATAACGTTGAGACCGAGCGTGACGTTGTGCTGGTGAACTGGACTAACGAAGAGGGCGCGCGCTTTGCGCCGGCCATGCTCTCTTCAGGGGTCTGGACGGGACAGTTTAGCGAAGCGTACGCCCATGCCCGCGCGGATAACGATGGCATCACCGTGGGCGAAGCGCTGGATAGCATTGGCTACCGGGGTGAAACCCCTGCCCGCGCGTTTCCGGTTCACGCCTGCTACGAACTGCACATCGAACAGGGCCCGATCCTGGAAGATGAAGCCATTGATATCGGGTTAGTCCGCGCGGCAATGGGCCAGCGCTGGTTTACCCTGACGCTGGACGGATTCGCCGCCCACGCGGGCACGACGCCGATGCACAGCCGCCGCGACGCGCTGACCGCCTTCGCAGAGCTGGCGCTGAAGGTGGAAGAGATTGGCTACCGGCATGCGCCGGACGGACGCGCAACGATCGGTATGGCGAAGGTTACGCCAAACTCGCGCAACGTCGTGCCGTCTCGCGTGGAATGCAGCGTTGAGTTTCGCCATCCTATGCAGCAGGCGCTGGAAACCATGGAAGCGGCGCTGCATAAGGTGGCTGAAAGCCTCAGCCTGCGCGGCGTCGCGGCTGCCGTTGAGCGCATTTTCGACTACGCGCCCATCGCGTTTGACGCCGAATGTCTGGCGCGTTCGGAGAAGGCCGTGGCGGAACTGGGCTATTCGTCGAAACCGATGGTCTCCGGTGCGGGACATGACGCCTGCTATGTCAGCAAAATGGCGCCCGCCAGCATGATCTTTATCCCCTGCGTGAAAGGCATCAGCCATAACGAAGCGGAAAGGATCCTGCCAGATTGGGCGGAAAAAGGGGCGAACGTGTTATTGCATAGCGTCCTGTCCGCGTCCCTTCAGAGATAG